The sequence below is a genomic window from Nostoc flagelliforme CCNUN1.
CCGTTAGAATATTTCCATTTTTCAGGTTTTGCTAACTATTTTGAAAAATTGGAATTGAACGAAACTAATACTTGGACTTTTGGACAGTAGATATATGGCTTTTAGATATCGTTTTTTGGTGATATCCGCTCCGGGTGGAATAAGGTTGACGAAAGAACAGAAAAAATACAATCGGGAACTCAATCGATTAAGAATTGTTGTTGAACACGTAAATCGTCGTCTAAAGATATTTAAAATTTTGTCTGATAGATATCGGAATCCTCATCGACGTTTTGGATTAAGGTCGAATTTAATTGCGGGAATTTATAACCACGAATTAGCTTTATAAATCGGATTATAAAATAAAATTAATCAAATAATTTCAGTAATTAATCAATAACTGAAACAACGTTTTTTGCCTTTTTTTTAGTTTAGCGATCGCCTGCCGTGGGCGGAGCCATTGCCTGATAATACTCGCTCAAAAAATTTATAAACTCTTACTATTTGAACTGCCAAAAACTGAAATTAGAATAACCCCTAATAATACCACAAAATATTTATGCAAGAGTTCTATAGGTCAAAAAACCAGCTCGATGAAACTGGATGCTCGTTGCACCTGCTTTCTGAGCTTTATTTCGAGCATAAGTCAGCATTGCTTGAGAAATATCAACCGCATGAATTGATGCTCCGGTCAGTGACGCTTGAATTGCAAATGTTCCGGTTCCTGCTCCTAAATCAATCACGATTTGGCCCGATGTAATACCAAGCCGAGACACCAAGGCTTGCTCTTTTTCAGGCGTACTCGATGGCTGCTTGAGATCAAACGATTCGGCTTGTGCTGCATCTTCAAAATCAACACCCGCCATCTTCGATTCATCAAAATACCAGTTTGGCAAAGAAACCATGCTGTTCATCCTTGCGTAGGTTTATGTTGGTCTTCTTTTTTGTTTTTAATTTTTACTTTTTTAATTTGAGTTCCATAAATATTTCTGCTATTTCATTTTCATTATATTTATTAATTTCTTGAAAACCATATTTTTCAAAAATCTTCCTTGCTGCAATAGATTTTCTCATCGTATCCAATCTTAATATATGTAATTCGTTTTTTTTTGCATTCAACAATAAATGTTCCATTAATAATGTACCTATTCCTTTACCCTGATATAAAGGTAAAACAAAGTACCTTTTGATCTCTCCTATTTTATCTATTTTGTTTAATATCTTTAATCCAACACTTCCAATTAATGCGGCATTTTCAATTATAATCCAGAAATTTCCGCCTGGACTTTGGTATATATTTTCAATATTCCTTATATCCGAATGTAAGCCAGTTGGATCAAATTTATATCCTCTGTATGAATACATTATTTCCAAAAATTCTTCCAAACTAGCCTGGAATTCGTAACTGTATGGGATTAATTCCATTCTTGAGGGGAGACAAAATGGTCTAGAATGCTTATATTACAAAGAGTGTAGCAATTTGTGGTAAAAGAAAAAGAGCATTCATTCGCAACAAGCTCTATTTAATGATAATGTTACCAGAATTCTACGAAACAAACCTCAAGCGAGAATTGGGACGTGCAGAATATTTATTACTAAAAATCCTGATAAATTTATTACAATCTATTAAAACTGTAAGCCTTGAGGCATTGGCTACAGCTTTACCTATTCCAATATTGTTTGAGAGTAGAAGAAAAAAGATTCAACGTTTTTTATCTCTGAATTACATAAATGTTGAAGAAATATGGTTTCCCATAGTTAAAAGCTGGCTAGAAATATATTTTCCTTTGACTGAAGTTGTTTATGTAGTTATAGACCGGACTAATTGGGGATGCATTAACCTATTAATGATTAGTGTGGTTTGGGATAAAAGGTCTATTCCAATATATTTTGAGTTATTAAACAAGTTAGGCTCGAGTAATTTTGACGAACAAAAAGTTGTTTTTAATAAAGCGCTACCCCTGTTTAAAAATTATAAAACTGTTGTGCTAGGAGACCGCGAATTCTGTTCACTGAAATTGGCTAACTGGCTTACAGAGCAGAAAGTGTACTTTTGTTTACGTATAAAAAAAGATGCTTTTATAGAAATAGAACCCGAGATTTGGCTGCAATTAAAAGATTCAGGTTTATCGCCTGGAGTTTCGTTTTTTTTTCAAGGGGTTAAATATACAAAGTCTACAGGATTTATCAGTTTTAACCTTGCTGGTAAATGGAAACGTAAACGCTTTGGAGTCGCCCCTGAAGAAGGCTGGTTTATTCTCACTAATTTTGATACTTTAGAGTCGAGTATTAAAGCTTATAAAAAACGGTTTGATATTGAAGAGATGTTTAGAGATTTTAAGAGTGGTGGTTACAACTTAGAAGATACTAATGTATCAGGACAACGGCTAATTTCATTAATATTATTAATCTCGCTTGCCTATACTGCTGCAACTATATCTGGTCAAAAAGTTAAACGTATGGGTGTTCAAAAATATGTCGGTCGAATTAAAGAATTGGGGCGGACAGTTCGGCGTCATAGCAGTTTTTATATTGGATTATATGGGTCTAACTGGGTCGATTTTATGGAAAATTCTTATGAATTGGTGGCTGACTTAATGACACTAGCTCCTAATAAGCGGAAGTATTATCAACAAGGGAAGAGAGCTATGAGGCTTATTTTATCTGCATCATAGCCCTTTTTGTAGCCCCGCAAGAATTCCATTTCTTTTATATCGATATTGCTAATATTGATTTTTTTATTAAAAGACTAACGACCAAGTTGAGCTGTAGCAGTGGACTGAAACAACCCCAACGAACGCTGGTCAAGCAGCTCTAACTGCTCTCCACTGACATAAGACTTATTGCCCATTTTGGTTGGCTTGATGCTTAACCGATTGATGCGATCGTAGAGAACAGATTTAACAATCCCGTACTTATCGGGAAGCTGTGCTAGGCACTCGGTCGAGTTTGGTCATAGTCGGCGGTCTGACTGGCAGACTGTTTGTGTAACAGCATACACGCTCTCACTCTCTATTAGCAACTATAAATGGTTCAAAAAATAAATACAAAAAGCCCAGACTCTCATCTTTACTTTCTTAGTGCCCATCCGTTGGCTCAGAACTTGGGGTTTCAACTTTCAAGTTATCTCCCTGCTTGCTCACTGAAAAGTCCGGCTCATTTTTGCTAGTTTGAGCAAGGCCAGCAGACCATTTGGATGGCAGTTAGGTCGAGGGGGATCTTAAATCCAAGACCCGTCTGGTTACAACAGAGGGCAAAGGACAACATTCCTTCAGCAAGAACTGCCCTTTGCCCTTTACCTTTGTGATAAAAAAGTGCGTGGTTAAAATTTAGTATCCATCCCTCTATAGATTGTCTGGGCTGAAGGTGGAGTGCTTGGAGTTTGGAAGAATTGATTGAGCAATTGAGTTTGATTTACAACAGTTCAAGTTTCGTCTTGTATACCATTGAGCTTGGCGTAATAACCATCTTGGGAAATTAGTTCGTCATGACTGCCAGTTTCCACGATCCGCCCTTGCTCAAGTACGTATATCCTGTCTACATAACGTGCCGCCAACATCCGGTGAGAAACCAGCACCGTGGTGAGTCCGTCCCTAACCGATCGCAATTGCGACAGAACCAAGGCCTCGGTTCTCGTATCCAACGCAGAAAAGCAGTCATCCAGCAGCAAGATAGGGGTCTGGCGAATCAGTCCACGGGCTAGACTGGTTCTCTGCTTCTGTCCACCCGATAAAGTTACCCCACGCTCACCAATTAGTGTGGATAAGCCTGCATTGAATTTGTTGATCGTTGCCTCAAGCTGTGCAGATCGCGCAGCCTGCCAAATAGATTCGGGCGATCGCTTTGGATTATCGAATGAGATATTCTCCGAAATTGGTGCTGCGAACAGAAAAGTATCTTGGGGGACAAATGACAGGTTCTGGCGGAGATGACTTAGCGGGATATCTCGTAGGTCTTGCCCATCCACTTTGATTTGTCCGCTATTAGGCTGCAATTGCCTGGCCAGCAGCCGCAGCAAGGTGGATTTGCCAGATCCTACGCGACCGATGATGGCAATCATTTCGCCAGGGCTAATACTTAAGGATATCTGTTCGAGAACCGAACGCGATCGCAGCCCAGCACCTACTGGGTAACTATATGACAGATTGTAAACTGTGATTTCGCCATTGATAGGCTGGGCTGATGAACCTGCCGGAGCATCTTGAATCTCAGGTTTTTGATCCACGATCTCAAATACTCTGGTTGCAGCTGTACTGGCATTGAGCAAAGCATACACTACAAAACTGCTTTCCTTGATTACCCCAAGAATCATAGCCAGATAAAAGATGAAAGCTGTCAGCGTGCCGACGCTCATTTGCCCAGCCAATACTTGGCTTCCACCCACACCAACAACGATTAAGGTCATCAAACCACTACCAAGCACAACGGAGGCAGTGAGAATAGCGTTTAAATGGATCAACTTTTGATGAGCTAGCGCATAACGATGTGATACTCCTGTAAAGTGTTTAATCTCTCGCTCTTCCTGGGCATGGGACTGGATGGTACGGATACCCTTGAGGTTTTGCTGCACCGTTTCTGTCAACGCACCAAAACCCGCTTGCACTGTTGCCGATGCCAGCAAAATACGCCCAGCCAAATACCAGCCATTAGCGACTATTACTACCAGTAAAGGAATGAGCAACAATGTCAATTGAAGCGACTGTTGCACCATAAAAATCGGTGCAATCAACGCCACACCGATTAGGCTTACCAGTCGATGCACCGCAGAACGAAAAAAGCGGCGAATAGACTCCATGTCATTGGTTGCTCGTGCAATCAAGTCACCCAACTGGTAATTTGCATAGAAGCCGCGACCAAGGGTCTGTAAGTGTGCATAGAATTCTTGCTTTAAGTCATAAGATATGTAAATTGAAATCAGCGCGTTCTTGCGGCGGCCAAAGTGCAGGATCGCAAAGCGTACAGCCGTCAAACCAAGTATCGCCAGAACTGGCAATAAGATATTCTCGTCCTGCTTTGAAATCAGATCGATGCCGACTTTCAGATAGATGGGAATGGCAGCTTCAACAACATGAACAGCCAGCAGAGCTAATACTGCTATCAACCACTGAAAACGGTAAGGCTTAAAGTAGTGAAAAAGTCGCTGCAATGAAGTTAAAGTACGTAAGTCCGATTTCAATCTTTCTTGGTCGGCTAACATCGGTTTAATCTTGCTATATAGGGAAAAATCAATATTGAGTAAAGGCAATTTTTTTTGAATTGCTTAATCACAGCAGTTTGGATTTAAGATAATATTCAGCTTTTTAATTCCCAAATAATCAGGATAATACACTCTAGTTGAGGTCAATTGTTTCTACAAATGTATATTTCGGAAATCACCTGAATATTAGAAATCTTTAATTGGGCGGTTTGATGTATTTTGACCTATACCCTTGTACAATTGCGCTTCATAAAGCGTTTTATAAAAACCATTACGAAGCATCAATTCTGTATGATTTCCAACTTCGACTAACTGGCCATGGTTTAATACAACAATGCGATCGGCTCGGCGGATGGTCTGTAACCTGTGGGCAATGATAATGGAAGTTCTGTTGATGGTGACTTTGGCCAGCGCTGCTTGGATGGCAGCTTCAGTTTCTGGGTCAATACTTGCAGTGGCTTCATCTAGAATGAGGATTTCGGGGTTCAAGGCAATGACACGCGTAAACGCTAACAACTGGCGTTGACCTTGCGATAGATTTTGGCCGCGGTCTTCCAGTATCGTATCAAAGCCTAGTGGCAAGCCCTCGATGAAATCTAGGGTCTGTATCAGTTCGGCGGCATGTCGGGCATCTTTAAGGGTGATGGTGAATGCCACTAAGTTAAGCTGAAGAGTATGCAGCGTAAGGATTGCAGAGAGGCAGGGGTGCAGGGGTGCAGAGGGGAATTTCTAAATACCCGAACGCAATGCCTAAAACTTCTTCTTTCTCCCCTGCTCCTCCGCTCCTCTGCACCCCTGCTGCCTCAACGATTTTCTCTTTTCTTAGTGCCATTCGGGTGATGGTCGAGTTACCCAATGCAATGTTGTCATAGACGGTACCAGGGAACAGATGAAAGTCTTGAAAGATTACACCTACACGCTTACGGATCTGTGCAGGGTCTATCTGCATAATGTCGATGCCGTCAATGAACAAGCTTTTTTCAGGCACATCGTAAAAACGGCAGATGAGCCGGGTTAGCGTGGTCTTGCCAGAGCCAGTAGGCCCGACAATAGCAATGTTCTCACCGGGTGCGACATTCAGATTAAAGTGCTGGATAACCGATTCACCAGTTTCGTAACGGAAACTCAGGTCACGAAACTCGATACGGCCATGTAAGCCTTCGGGCAAGGGTATCGGCTGCGACGGCACGGATAAAGACTCTTTCCAGTCCAGCAGCCGGAATATGCGATCGCAAGCTGCCGCCGCTCGGAACACTGCATTAGCTTGATCGCCCAACGCCACAATCGGACGAAACAGCATGTCGCTGAATTGCAAGAACAACACGACCGATCCCAAGGTGGTAGTGTGGCTAAGTACATGTTGCCCGCCGAACCAAAGGATGCAAGCGATCGCCAAATAAGATATATTGTCGACGATCGGGTTGTATACGGTCTCTGCCATGATGGCCTTAGTCTCAGCCACCCGATTGGCATCGTTAATATCAGAGTACTGTTTAAAGCTCAGTGCCTCCCGCCCTGACATCTGCACGATTTCAATACCTGATAAGTTTTCATGCAAATGCTCGTTGAGGCGCGATAAGGTGGCACGAATGACCTGATAAATCGGACTAGAATAATATCTGAACGTGACGATTACAGCCGCAACAAAAATCAATAAGGGTGATAGCTTTGCTACCAGTATCGCATCCAGAGACAGCATTACGCTAACAGCGACAACTAGGGGAATCAATTCTCCAGCCAGCGCACCGACACCAGTCAGCAGTTCAGACAAGCTCTCGATATCGTTAGCGATCCGAGTCAATACCTGCCCAACCATAACCCGGTCATAAAAAGCAGCAGGCAGATGCTCGACATGGGCAAACAGATCCCGGCGCAAGTCGCTCAGACCCAATAGTGCTGCACGGGACAACTGGGTGCGGAAGGCGTACCCAAAGCCAGACCACAGCAACACCCAGAATAAGCCGACTACACAGGCTGCGATTATTTGTTCGGTGTCCAGTGCGATCGCTAACCGTTTGATTAATGCCATTTGTCCATAGTCTGGGAGATCAGTCCGGTAGTTATGCATCAGGATACCGTCTACTACCACCCGGCTAACCACGATTGGTACTAAGACGGCGGCGGTGGCCGAGAGCATAGCAAACAGCAGCGCTAACCCAATACGCCAGCGATACGGAACCATCCAGTGTCGTAACCGCCAAACATTGCTGGCAAAGGAGTTACGCATACCAATTGATGCTTCAAAGGGGTCGAGCCGGCCAAGAGTGTTAGAGGTCTTTGATGATGTCATATTTCGATCGCCCCATGACGAATGGCATTAACAAATTAGATAAGTCTTCTGCATCGATTTGATGACTTCTTCACAGGTTGCTTCTGGTTGTGGCAAAGGTAGTTTTTTCGTCAGATGTGTAGTCATTGCTTTCTTGATGCATTTGCTACTGAAGCAAGCTGTATATTTCTGGTTTTGTAGGTTAAAGCTTAAGCTGATATACTACGTCCTCTATTTTCTACTGCTTGTTTTAGCCACTGAAAGCATTATTTCTCAAAGAAAATACTGTTAATCGGTCGAAATAACGTATTTTGAATGAAGCTTATAGTCTCATGAACGAGAGTAAAAAGCAAGCATACAACTATTAATATAATTACTATGGCGGGCATGGAAATCCGAGCTTTTGAACTTACTGATGAGTCTGCCGTCATCGCCCTATGGATGCGGTGTGGTTTAACTCAACCCTGGAATGATCCCAAAAAGGACATTGAGCGAAAGCTTTGTGTACAACCCCATCTTTTTCTTGTAAGTATAATTGGGCAGGAGATTGTAGCAACAGTTATGGCCGGATATGAGGGGCATCGAGGTTGGATAAATTACCTTGCAGTTGCCCCGCAATATCAGCGTCAAGGAATTGGAAAGTTGATGATGCTAGAAGCCGAACAACTCCTTGTGGAAGTAGGTTGCCCCAAAATTAATTTGCAAGTGCGGACTACAAATAGCGAAGTTATGAAGTTTTACCAACACTTAGGATATGTTGTTGACGATGTTATCAGCTTGGGCAAGCGGCTTGAGTCTGATGAGTCACGATCTGATGTGATGCTGTCAGATTGAACTTCAAGTAAAGAATTAGGGGTTGGGGGAAAGTAAGATTGTGTCCTTTGGGGATCAAATTAATGAGATCAAAATGTTCAAAATTGCTAACCATGCCATTGTAGTTGTTAACGCAGATGTCGAAGTCAAGCGTTACACATCATTGGTAATTGATTCAAATACAGAGGATAGCTTTGTCAAATAAATTCGTCAGGATTGGTCGAACAGACTAGAACTCTTGCATAAATATTTTGTGGTATTATTAGGGGTTATTCTAATTTCAGTTTTTGGCAGTTCAAATAGTAAGAGTTTATAAATTTTTTGAGCGAGTATTATCAGGCAATGGCTCCGCCCACGGCAGGCGATCGCTAAACTAAAAAAAAGGCAAAAAACGTTGTTTCAGTTATTGATTAATTACTGAAATTATTTGATTAATTTTATTTTATAATCCGATTTATAAAGCTAATTCGTGGTTATAAATTCCCGCAATTAAATTCGACCTTAATCCAAAACGTCGATGAGGATTCCGATATCTATCAGACAAAATTTTAAATATCTTTAGACGACGATTTACGTGTTCAACAACAATTCTTAATCGATTGAGTTCCCGATTGTATTTTTTCTGTTCTTTCGTCAACCTTTTTCCTTTTGGTTTCTTAATTGGTGTTTCACTTAATTGATGAATTTTAGCAATTCCTTGATAGCCTTTATCCGCTATTACTTTCAGTAATTCTCCAAATTTTATCCCACTGCTTTTAAATAGCTTAAAATCATGAATTCTTCCCTGACCATGCCCTAAACAGATGATTTGACTGCTTTTTTGGCGAATTACTACCTGCGTTTTTAAAGTATGTTCTCCTTGTTTGCCACTAAAATATCTTTTTTGGCCTTTCTGAGGCTTTTCAATTGGACTCTCTGTGACATCCATCACAACTAAATCTTCTTGGGATGACATTTTCCATAATTCTTTTTTCCCTGGTAAACGAAACTTTCTTGACTTAATCAAAATATTTTCAATTTTAAAAACTAATCGACAAACCGCAGATTCAGAAAGCCCGAAATCCAACCCAATATGATAATAAGTACGGTACTCTCTCCAGTATTGAAGAACCATTAAAACTTGGTCTTCAATAATTAATTTAGGACGACGACCTGATTTCTTTTTCTTTTGAGCATCAGCTTTAACTAAATCAACCATTAACTCAAAAGTTTGACGACTTACTCCAGCCATGCGCTTAAATTTTCTCGCAGTCAGGTGTTTAGCTTTCTCTATTTTCACTGCTCCTCAAAGTCCTAATCGCAAATTGCCAAATTTTTAATTATACCACAAAACACTTTTGCAAGAGTTCTAAGATGATTTGATTGCGCTCTCAGGTGTTCTTGACTGTAACACTGAGCAACTACTGAAAGATTACCTAGCAGGCTCATAATCCAGATGCTTTGATCAGAGGCTACTGGCTAGCTTTTGCTGATTGCTTTTGGTAGTTGTTCAACAAGGAGAAATATCGCATAGTAATGAAGGGGTTTGTTCCACCCAGTGAACTCAAACAGGTACTCATCTTTCTTCAAGTTTGAGTATGGTTGCCTATTGATTGATTTGATGACTGTTGATTGGCTTGGAGTTACAAGTGCTGGCTGCGTACAAATCAAAGTATTCCATCACAAGCATTAACAGAAAGATTAGCTAGTAACTAAGCTTTGATTAAGATAAGGTTATAAAAAAGAGCTTTTCACTTGTATAAGTCTATTTTTTAGAGCTAACAGCTTTAGGAGCGCTATTGCACACCCCAAAGCCTGTTCAAGTAGGAGACAAAGTTTTGATTCTACGTCCTTTCTATGTAACTGGAAAAGTTGGGGTAGTTTGTGGTCGAGAGCCACGCTCAGGTGCTCAATTAAACCTGAGTTCGACGTAAAAAAAAGACTGAAAATTAGACAGGATAAAGTTTGTAGCAATACAGGGCAATTCTTCCGTAATCTCAATAAGATTGCATAAATGAGAATAGACGTGAAGGGTACTCAAAGGGAGTATGATGAATTCGTGACGAATTCATGACGGGAATGAATACTAAAAAATTGTTGAAACGGGACACAAGAGGGGGAAGACGTGAAAATGCTGGCAGGAAGTCAAATTGGAAAAATAAAGACACAATTACCATCCGTGTGCCGAGGGCGATCGTCTCAAGAGTGATCGAAGTAGCTCATAGAATTGATTCTGGAGAGCAGATTGAATCTGATACAGAATCAAAAAATGCGGAATGTGATGTTGTGACTCAATCAAAGACCAGGGGAAATGAAATAATCACACAATCAAATCGAGAGAGTCAAGAATTAAAATCAGATTTTGTGACAAATTCTATAATTAGTTACGATCAAGCGATTGAAGTAGCAAAAGAAATTCTCAAATCTAAAAAATCAGCACGAATATCAGTCGCCAAAATAATTTCAGAAATTTACCAAGAAACTTTGCCTCCTGAGGATTTTAAATCGTAGTTTCTGTCTCCATTATTGATTTTGTGATTATTTTAATATGCGAAAGGAGAAATATGGAATTAGAAAAATTGTTTTGTGACGTGGATGATTTCTGTGCAGAATTTGAAAAATCTTGGCAAGAAGAACTACTCTCTTCAAGTGAGCGCAGAAGTACAAGAAAGTTTAATTTATGTTGAAGCGAAGTCATGACAATAATTATTTATTTTCATCAATCATCTTATCGAAATTTTAAGGATTATTATACTAAGCACGTATGTAATTTTTTCGCCAAATATTTTCCTCAGCTAGTAAGTTATAACCGATTTGTAGAATTGCAGAAAAGTGCTTTAATCCCCTTATGTTGGTATCTTCATCTACGTCGCGGACACAGCACTGGTATCAACTTCATTGATGCAACTTCCTTAGAAATCTGTTTAAATCCAAGAGCTAAACGTAATAGAGTTTTTAAAGGATTAGCCAATTGGGGTAAAAGTTCTGTCAGATGGTACTTTGGCTTTAAATTACATTTAATCATTAACGAAAAAGGAGAAATTATTTCCTTTATGATTACCCCTGCCAATGTTGATGACCGTAACCCGGATTTCTCACAAGACTTTAGAAAAGAGGGGTCAAAAACTGCCAGAATGTATGTTGCAAAAGAATTCTAGCAGTTTTAAGTATGACCCCAAATAAAAACGATTGTATACCGGAACAGTTCAGATTTGGACTAGTAAAATCATGTCCAGTTGTAGTTAATTTCAATGGTGAGCCTGTAACATCTGATGCAGGATTAATATTAATTGCGGAACTAGATAGAAAAAGAGAAATAACATCACGGCTGGCAGCATGTTTTAAAGATTACCGAGAGCCAAACAAAATTCTGCATCCAGTTAATGGCTTAATTGCACAAAGAATATATGGCTTAATCATGGGCTATGAAGATGTAAATGACCATGAAACTCTACGCCATGATGGGATATTCGCACTGGCAGTAGGAAAAGCAATTAATTTAGAACAAGAACCAATTACTCTGGCTGGAAAAAGTACCTTAAATCGGATCGAGCATTGTCCAGAAGATATCTCTTCAAGAGCAGATAGCCGATATCACCGTATTGAACATGATGCATCAGCCATAGAAACACTCCTAGTTGAGCTATTTTTAGTAGTCGAGTTTTTTGAAACCTTATTTCCTCCATCACCAGATTTAAAGAACGACGCAGCAGTATTTGTTGATAACTCAGTTTGGTATTGCTCTCTTGACTATCAAACTCTAGATAGTTGGAGCCGTCAGCGTCGTGTTGTCGCCAAAGTTGAATATAGCTATAAAGAAGTCGATACTCGCTTTGTAGTTACTTCGCTCCCTGTTAATAAAATCCCGCCAGGGCGACTTTATACTCAAAAGTACTGCCCGCGCGGGAATATGGAAAATTGTTTAAAAGAACAAAAGCTAGGGTTACATAGTGATAGAACAAGTACCCATACGTTTGAAGGGAATCAATTACGTTTGTGGTTTGCGTCTATTGCTTATATTTTGATGAATGCTCTACGAGAACAATGTTTAGCAAAGACGGAATTCAAAAATGCAACTGTTGAGATTATACGCACAAAATTATTGAAGCTAGGAGCCGTCATTACTATTAGGAAACGACGAATTTTAATCGCAATTAGTAGTGCCTGCCCTTATAAAGAGATTTTCGCAATGGTTTATAAGAGTTTATCTCAATTACCTTGCCCTGGCTGATAATGACCTAATTTAATTCATAAGTAATAACTGATTTTGATTTTTAATAGCTGGTTTTTAGGGTTATTTTACTTGATTTAAACCCATGACTTGGCATATCAATTTTTATTACTAGAAGTTAGCTTTTTCAGTGTAATTCAGCGAATGCACCAACAGAAAAATCCCAAGCCAGCAAGTTAACTATGTTGAAAATGGGGCATCAAAAAGGGATGGCGCTGCTGAATATCCTCAAAGCCCAAGGTAGTCTAGAGAAGCGCTTACAACCTCAAGGTATTTCTGTAACCTGGAATGAATTTTCCTCGACTGCACCTTTACTTGAGGGAATGGGTGTAGGTGCGATCGCTTTTGGTGGTGGCGGCGGTACAGGTAGTGTTTTTGCTCAATCCAGTGAGAAACCTTTCCTGCGAGTGGCTGCGAGTACGAGTAGTACCAGGAGTTCAGCAATCTTGGTGAAAGAAAATTCACCTATCAAAACTCTTGCTGACTTAAAAGGTAAGAAAGTCGCTTTTGCTAAAGGCTCAAGTTCACAATATATGATTGTACGTGCTTTAGAAAAAGTAGGTTTGAAATATACAGATATTCAACCTGTCTATCTAACTCCAGCCGAAGCTTTACCAGCATTTGAGCGCAATGATTTTGATGCATGGGTAATCTGGGACCCTTATACTGCGGAAGCTGAACGTAAGCTGCGTACTCGTCTGTTGGCAGATAATACTACGGTATTTGGTGATAAAGCTTTTGTAGAAAGCCCTGGATTTTATTATGCTGCACCAGATTTTGTCCGCGATTATCCAGATATTTTGAAAATAATTTTGCAAGAACTGGAAAAAGCAGGTAGCTGGGCTAAAAATAACAACAAAGACTCAGCAAAACTACTTTCCAAACTCTACAAAGTTGATTTAGCCACAATGGAAATTGTAGAGGAACGCGGAGGCGATCGCAAAGTATTGCCTGTGACTGATGAAGTTCTCACAGGGTTACAAAACATGGCAGACAGCTTCTACGAACTCAAGGTTATTCCCAAGAAAATTGATGTTAAAGATAAAAACTACAACTGGGTTCCTGAGCAAAAGTGGTAAAGCACACCTGATGTATTAGAAACCCTTTCATGCTAAGGAATAGGGAGCAATGAAAAACTCCATCCCCTTATGTGTGAAGTTTTTGGGCATTGGAAATGGGACATGGGCAATCAAGCGCCGACTTTCTGTAACTTGCCTTTTGTATTAATTTGTGGCAAATTACTCGGT
It includes:
- a CDS encoding IS5 family transposase, whose protein sequence is MKIEKAKHLTARKFKRMAGVSRQTFELMVDLVKADAQKKKKSGRRPKLIIEDQVLMVLQYWREYRTYYHIGLDFGLSESAVCRLVFKIENILIKSRKFRLPGKKELWKMSSQEDLVVMDVTESPIEKPQKGQKRYFSGKQGEHTLKTQVVIRQKSSQIICLGHGQGRIHDFKLFKSSGIKFGELLKVIADKGYQGIAKIHQLSETPIKKPKGKRLTKEQKKYNRELNRLRIVVEHVNRRLKIFKILSDRYRNPHRRFGLRSNLIAGIYNHELAL
- a CDS encoding GNAT family acetyltransferase yields the protein MEIRAFELTDESAVIALWMRCGLTQPWNDPKKDIERKLCVQPHLFLVSIIGQEIVATVMAGYEGHRGWINYLAVAPQYQRQGIGKLMMLEAEQLLVEVGCPKINLQVRTTNSEVMKFYQHLGYVVDDVISLGKRLESDESRSDVMLSD
- a CDS encoding HAD hydrolase family protein → MSFGDQINEIKMFKIANHAIVVVNADVEVKRYTSLVIDSNTEDSFVK
- a CDS encoding transposase, encoding MTPNKNDCIPEQFRFGLVKSCPVVVNFNGEPVTSDAGLILIAELDRKREITSRLAACFKDYREPNKILHPVNGLIAQRIYGLIMGYEDVNDHETLRHDGIFALAVGKAINLEQEPITLAGKSTLNRIEHCPEDISSRADSRYHRIEHDASAIETLLVELFLVVEFFETLFPPSPDLKNDAAVFVDNSVWYCSLDYQTLDSWSRQRRVVAKVEYSYKEVDTRFVVTSLPVNKIPPGRLYTQKYCPRGNMENCLKEQKLGLHSDRTSTHTFEGNQLRLWFASIAYILMNALREQCLAKTEFKNATVEIIRTKLLKLGAVITIRKRRILIAISSACPYKEIFAMVYKSLSQLPCPG
- a CDS encoding aliphatic sulfonate ABC transporter substrate-binding protein, with translation MLKMGHQKGMALLNILKAQGSLEKRLQPQGISVTWNEFSSTAPLLEGMGVGAIAFGGGGGTGSVFAQSSEKPFLRVAASTSSTRSSAILVKENSPIKTLADLKGKKVAFAKGSSSQYMIVRALEKVGLKYTDIQPVYLTPAEALPAFERNDFDAWVIWDPYTAEAERKLRTRLLADNTTVFGDKAFVESPGFYYAAPDFVRDYPDILKIILQELEKAGSWAKNNNKDSAKLLSKLYKVDLATMEIVEERGGDRKVLPVTDEVLTGLQNMADSFYELKVIPKKIDVKDKNYNWVPEQKW